The DNA region TGTGTTCTGAGATGCTAGCTTCAAGTGCAGAAGCACAATGATGAGGATAAAAGGCGCAACTTCGAGGATAAAAGGTGCAACGGCGAAGATAAAAGACGCAACTTCGAGGATAAAAGGTGCAACTGCGAGGGTTAAAGGTTAAGCGATCGCTCTTTTAACTCGACAACTCATGTTCTAAGGTGCAAGCTTCAACTTCAGACGTGGAGCGATCAAGATCGTATGATTGGTTCAATCTTACGACTTAGAAGACAGTTCAAACGCCATCTGCGAACGATAAAAACAGACATCAAATTCCAAGAAAAAATTCATGCGTCCTAAAAGTAACGGCACATTATCCGTGAGACTCCAAGCAAACACCAATCGAACTGGTGCAAAGCTGGCTATTTGAGCAGATAGAATTAATCCTTTTGCTTCAACTGGTGCTAGGTTTCCAGCCAGTTGCACTGAAGTTGTTAGTTCTTCCCAAACTACCCCTAACTGAATACTTACACTGTAAGGTAAAACATTAATACTAGCTCCAGTATCCAATAAACCTGAAACGTTGACGACAGAATTTTTGTAGCTTAACGTCAAAGGTAATATTGGTACTGCATCGATATCCCCGAACACATCACGACTTTCAACAAAGGGAAATCTTTGTGAATTAAGCATCGTTTACTTGTCTGTCTTCTTCTAACAGTGCGGCTAGTTTATTAGCAGCTTCATGAGAATTATAGGGAGACCACACATGATAAGTAACTCCTGGCTGTAACGACAATGCTTCTTCAGTCGCCAGTTCTTGAACTAAAAACTGCATGACCTTGAGTTTATCTGCACGAGATAGGTTGTGCAAGGTTGGGAATAAATCTGCTGCGCTCATATCAAGTTGAAGATAACGCCTAAATACTTTTTATATTTTCACAACTATCATAAGGTGGTTACAAAAAATATGTCAGCGTGGCGTAATGACCGACCATACTCTAAAGCTTCCAAAAATGCTGGTTCATCAGAGATTGAGCCAATAACCTTTTCTAGCCAATTACTATAGGTAGGCGCATCAATAACTCGATGTTTGATATCTGCAACTGTTTGTTCAAGAGTCGCTAAACGTTGTTCAAGATTTGCTTCATCTAACATAATTTTCTTTGAGATTCTAGTTTCAATCTTAATGCTTATCCGCGCCTGGACAACGCGGATGAGCATCTAGTCCATCACAACAAACTAAGGTTAGGTGTAGCTGTAATTTTAGTCTGATAAGCCTTTTTGACACCAACCCAGTTACTAGCAATTGGCATTCGCCAACCGGTTCCAAAAGCGCGATCGGTAATTTTTAAACCGGGGGGTGCTTGTCGCCGTTTAAATTCAGCCCGCGCTACCATTTGGATTACTCTGTCTACCATTACCGGATCGTGACCGGCTGCAACGATTTGCGCTGCTGATTGGTGATTATGAATCAGGCGTTGCAAAATATCGTCCAAAATTTCGTAAGGCGGTAGAGAGTCTTGATCAACTTGGCCTGGTTTGAGTTCGGCGCTGGGTGGTTTAGTCAAAACATTCTGCGGGATGATTTCATGATTGCGATTTAACCATTGACAAAGTGAATACACACGGGTTTTAGGAACATCTGCAATCACTGCTAATCCACCATTCATATCGCCGTAGAGAGTACAGTAACCAACAGCCATTTCTGATTTGTTACCGGTAGATAAGAGAAGATAGCCAAATTTATTAGCGATCGCCATTAATAAATTACCGCGAATCCTAGATTGGATATTCTCTTCTGCCAGCCCAAACTCAGTACCCGCAAACAAATCATCTAAAGTTTGATCGAAGCCTTGCATTAACTCCCCAATTGGTAAAAGATGAGTCTTAATCCCCAAATTTTCGGCTAATGCTACAGCATCACTGATAGAATGCTCCGAACTGTAAGGGGAAGGCATGAGAACACCAAGGACATTTTCTTTACCAAGTGCCGCAGTTGCGATCGCAGCTACAATTGCAGAGTCAATCCCGCCACTTAAACCTAATACTACTTTAGAAAAGCGACACTTACGAGCATAATCTCGCACTCCTAAAACCAACGCTTGCCAAATTTCTTCATCTTCCGATTCATACATCGGTTTTATAGAACCCAACTGCAAATCACGTTGCGCTTCATCAAATTCAACTACTACTAAATCAGTATCAAACCCACGGGCGCGGCACATAACTTCACCTTGACGATTCAAGGCAAAACTTTGCCCATCAAAAATTAGGTCATCATTTCCGCCAACCTGATTAGCATAAATCATTGGTTGTTGAAAACGTATTGCACTATGCCTAAGCATTGTTTCACGAAACTGCTGCTTGCCGACAGTGTAGGGGGAAGCAGACAAATTTACAATTAAATCTACACCCAAAATTGCTAAGTCAGCAATCGGATTGACTGCGTAACTGCGTTTGCCCCAAAATTCCTCATCGTTCCATAAATCTTCGCAAATAGTTACGCCAATATGGATATTATCTAAAGTGAAATAATTGGCTTGTAAACCTGGTTCAAAATAGCGACGTTCGTCAAATACATCGTAAGTAGGCAAAAGTCGTTTGTGAAAAACTTGCTTGACCGTGCCATTCTCTAACAAAGCCATGCTGTTAAATAAAGTTTTAGCGCCAGTAATAGACGCTTCGAGATTCTGTTCAACAGTTCCTACCAACACAGCTAAATTTGGTGGTAAATCCTGAGCCAAGTTTTGTAAAGTGATGCCCATCGCTTCCACAAAACTAGGATTTAGTAATAAATCTCTTGGTGGATAGCCACACAAAGAAAGTTCTGGTGTTAACAATAAACGCGCACCGCTAGATGCTGCTCGTTGTGCCGCCTCTAGAATTTTTTGGGCATTTAAAAGCAAATCACCGATAGTAGGATTAATTTGAGCGATCGCAATTTTCATTGTATTTAGTCATTGTATTTAGTCATTAGTCATTGGGCATTGGGCATTGGGCATTGGGCATTGGGCATGGGTTATTAATTCTTCTCCCCCTGCCTCCCCTGCCTCCCCTGCTCCCTCTGCTCTCTCATCCCCCTCATCCCCTTCATCCCACCTAGCAGTTCATCAAATAAACACCAAAGGTTTATCTTTTAAGGGAGCAAAAGCTTCAGCGTCAAACTTATACAAACTAGCTGGACGACCAGCACCCCGTGATACCTTAATTCCGGTATCGCATAAAAAACCTAACTTGAGTAGACGCGCTCTAAAATTAGAATAATCGGAAAAGTTATCACCTAAAACTGTGGCGTATAACTGATATAAATCATTTAAGGTGAACATTTCTGGCAAGACTTCAAAAGCCACCGGGCTATACTCTAATTTATTTCGCAATCGCCTATGTCCATAAGCCAAAATTTCATTATGGTCAAAAGCTAATTGCGGCACTTGTTTTACCGGATACCAAGCTATACCAGTCATGCGATCGGCAATTAATTCGGCTTCTTCAAATCGCACTAGGGCAAAGTAACTAACTGATAGATAACGCACACCATAACTATCAGTTGCTTCCCGTGGATCGCGATTTGGCCCGCCAAATGTATACAGTTGTTCTAAATAGAGATTGTTGACCTTAATTTTCTCTGCCATAATGCGATAGGCAGCATCTTCTAAAGACTCTCCTGGACGTACTAAAGTACCGGGAAGACTCCAATGATTTAGAAATGGTTCTTGCTGTCGCATTACTAGTAGAACTAACAGCCGATTTTGTACAGTATCTACAGAAAAAATTACATTATCAACACCAACCTTGAAATCGGCCAAAGGTTGTTGGTTTAACGGAGTTGGTATCTTTTTTTGTGAACGTCCTGGCATTCGTACAAATGCTCTCGATTAATATAGGCAACTACAGGGGCTGTGAGGGCTTGAGAATCTCCATGTTCGCGGTATGCTGTCGAGGAAACATCTAGACCGGTCAGACTAGCGATCGCAATCTTACCTCCCAGCTTTTGCACTACCTCTGAACTAGATTCATCTATTGCATATCCCGGTCGCGGTACGATCAGTAGTTGCACTTGCTGTAACAAATCTTCAATGCGATACCAACGTGGTAGCTGACTCAGTAAATCTGAACCAATAATCAACGTCAATTGGGCGTCTTCACCCCAAGTAAGCTTGGCTTTTTCTACTGTTTCCAGTGTTCTGAAGCTACTCAATTCTTGCTCCAAAGCAATATTGTGCCGTGGTGCGTCTATATTCGCAATCAACAGTTGCAGCATTGCCGCCCGATGTTCTAAGGGTGTTTGATGAGACTTAAATGGATTATCTGCTGCCCAAACCGCTACCCAATCATAACGCTCAGACAACCAACTCAGAATTTCTTGATGTCCAGCAGTTGGTGGATCGGCACTAGTACCAAACAAAGCAACTCTCATAATTTACCTCTGTGTTCTCTGTGCCTCTGCGGTTCGTTTCTTAGTTTCCTCCGTCAACACCCGTAACCCCTCGGAAATCTCCACTTCTACAGCCACAGGATGATCCAAACGCCGTGTCTGTTGTGGCAAACTAGCAACTGAAGCGGCGGTACGCTGACGAATTGTTGCCAACGACTCCAACGGCTGCACCCGTTCACCGTGTTGCACTACCAAATGCAACAAAGGTTGTTCATTCAGAGAACTTTCACCTAAAAGTCCCAACCTGTCTGCTTTTACCTTACCTCCCATATACGAGCGAAAAATCTGCTTGCGCCCTGGATAAGTAACTTTACCACTAGACTGCTTCATCACTGGGATACCATCAATGTCTACAAGTTTATAAACTCCATTTACAGGCGAACCTGTAACTAGTCGCGTTCCCAGTCCGTAACCATCAATTTGGGCGCCAGCAGCTTTTAATCTGGCAATTTCCCACTCATCCAAGTCGCCACTGGCAAAAATTGGCACACCGGGAAGGAGCGATCGCACCTGTTTTGATAAGGTAACTAAATCTCCTGAGTCTAATCTCACTCCTGTTAATTGCATTTCCCCGGAATTTACTTTTTCGGCCAAGCGCCCAGCAGCAGCAATGGTATCGTAAGTATCAATCAGCAATGGCGCACCCGGAAAATATCGATGAAATGCACTAAAAGCTTGTTCTTCAGTGCCTTCTATTGCTGACAACGCCATCACCAGGGCGTGTGCCATAGTACCACTTGGCTTTTGTCCTAGTTGTAGCGCTGCTAACACATTAGAAGTGGCATCTAAACCACCCGCCAACGCCGCCCGCGCCGCCCACAAAGACCCTTGGGGACTAAATGCTCGTCTTGTGCCAAATTCTAAAAGTGTTGCTGATTCCCCTGCTATATCCCTTAACCTTGCTGCTTTTGTAGCAATCAAAGTCTGGTAATTAATCGTATTCAGCAGGTAAGTTTCTACTAGTTGTGCTTGCCAAAGTGGTGCTTCTACCCGCAATAGTGGCTGATTGGCAAAGACGGCTGTTCCTTCTGGTACTGCCCAAACATCACCCGTAAACTTTCCGTCAGCTAAAAGTGACCAAAAGCGATCGCCTGCTTGAGCAAAAATTCCCGTTGCCTGTAATGCGGCAATTTGCGCCAAACTAAACCGGAATTTGGCTAAATATTCCAATGCCTGCGTTAGCCCCATTGCAATTAAATAACCAAAACCCTCTGGCAATCGCCTAACAGTCAACTCAAAGCTTGCCCGTCGTTGTTCTATACCAACGCCTGTGTAACAAGCTGCCATCGTCAACTGGTAAAGGTCGGTCAGCAAGCTGTAATCATCCGCAGATAGGTTTAGTTCCTGGTTCTGCTGGCTTTGCTCTTTATATACATATTCCAAATCTGGCAAAGTTGTCATGCAAGAGCTTCCTTACAAGATGCTTCTTTTATTATGGTAATATTTACCATAAATAATGTCAACTATCAGCAAGTATATTTTCTGAGATTGCCGTATAACAGTAGATTCATCGGCAAGTTAATACTAACTTCATAAAATACTTAATGTTTTTTAATAGTAATAGTTAGCAATAATGTTAATGGGATAAGGCGGCTAATAATGGAGAAACAACTATGTTACAATTAGAATCAAAGGGAAAAGTTTGTTTTTATGACAAGCTAAAGTATTGCGAAGTTATCTGAATAAACATTGCATATATTCTCAATATATTGAGAATAAGAGCCAGCTTTGAATATCAGTATTAGAGTATAGGTAGCACAATTAAAGAGACTCGAAAAAGGAGTCCAATACTATGGCTATTTCCCAAATCATTGCGAACATAACGCAGTATATTTCTGAAGCTGCAATGCGGATTTTTGGCCCTACGGATGATGCTTATCCTGTGATTGGCGTACAACCTTTTACAGGTGAGCCTTACGATGAACATACAGATGATAATTGGTAAGTGCTGATATAGCACTGATAAATAATACAGAAGTCAGCCCCTTTGGGGAAGTCAAAAGTCAAAAGTCAAAAATTTAATTTTTTGCCTACGGCATTAGGCGCACATATTGATCAGGAAATTGCGTATCCTTTGCTGATTCCTTTTTCGGCAGACTGAATCCTTATACGGTTTCTTTGTGAAGCTGCAATAATTTACTTTCCTGTAGTCCTCCCCTTACCAGGAATGTGAATTAAATAACATCCAAATATGGTTTTTAACCTTGCTCCGCCTTTGACAAAAGTTAAAGGCGGAGCAAGGTTTTGTACTTTATTAAATCCCCTTTCCCAAGCTCCGGTATACACACAAGTTATCCGATTACTCAAAATTCAAGTAAGCATTACTCCTAGTAAATATTGCAACAAAGAACTTTTAACCACAACCCACCGCCAATCTTTGACTAACCAACTCAGCCGCTAAATGTATCGCTGCCTTCATACTCGTAGCATCAGCAATTCCCTTACCCGCAATATCAAACGCTGTCCCGTGATCCGGTGAAGTCCGAACGAAAGGAAGGCCAATAGAAGTATTAACTGCCCGATCAAACGCCATCAGCTTCACAGGAATTAAGCCTTGGTCGTGGTAAAGTGCCAAGTAACCATCAGCAGGATTTTGTACTAAAGAATTTCCATACCAAGCTTGGCCAGGTTTAACCCACATCGTATCTGGCGGTATTGGCCCATCTAGTTGTAAGTGTGGTCTGTTTTGCCGTTCTTGCTCTAACCACGGAATCAACCAATCTTGTTCCTCATGTCCCAATTGCCCCTGTTCGCCACTGTGGGGATTTAAACCTGCGATCGCAATTCTCCCATTTTCTATCCCAAAATCTTTCTCCAAACACTCCACGAGCAAATCCAATTTCTGTGTCAGCAACTGCGGTGTCAACGTATCAGCTACTTGACGTAGGGGAATATGTGTGGTAGCTAGTAAAGCGCGGAGTATCCAGTTAGTATGGGGCGATCGCGCTACAAATAACATCCCAAAACGGTCAACACCTGACTTTTGCGCTAAAAGTTCCGTTTGCCCTGGATAATTATATCCTGCGGCTTTCCAAGCAGATTTAGCGATCGGCCCTGTGACAATAGCATCAAATTTACCAGCCAGTGTTTGAGCGATCGCACATTCCATATACGCAAAACTAGCCGCACCACTGGCCGCATTACCTATTCCTGAAATAATTTGACCTTTAATTTCTTCATCCAACAGCACATCAATAATTGACAACTCGTCTGGATTTACCAAAGGTGCTAAATTCTCAGTTAAATTCAGTTTGTAATAAATCTGTGCCAGCAAATCCCGGTTTCCCACCACTGTAACGTCATATTTTTTACTAATTTCCGGTTCTGCTAAAGCTTTCAAAATTACCTCCGGCCCAATTCCCGCCGGATCTCCCAATGTCAACGCCAAACGCGGGCGATTTTTTTTGGTAAAATTCACTAGATTATCTAAATTATTTTGATACATAAAATTTATTCATAATTATTATCATCAAACTTTTTCCCCATCCCCCTGATTTCCCGTTCTACACTAGGGATTTCCCCCC from Nostoc commune NIES-4072 includes:
- a CDS encoding transferase hexapeptide repeat containing protein; this translates as MLDEANLEQRLATLEQTVADIKHRVIDAPTYSNWLEKVIGSISDEPAFLEALEYGRSLRHADIFFVTTL
- a CDS encoding NAD+ synthase, encoding MKIAIAQINPTIGDLLLNAQKILEAAQRAASSGARLLLTPELSLCGYPPRDLLLNPSFVEAMGITLQNLAQDLPPNLAVLVGTVEQNLEASITGAKTLFNSMALLENGTVKQVFHKRLLPTYDVFDERRYFEPGLQANYFTLDNIHIGVTICEDLWNDEEFWGKRSYAVNPIADLAILGVDLIVNLSASPYTVGKQQFRETMLRHSAIRFQQPMIYANQVGGNDDLIFDGQSFALNRQGEVMCRARGFDTDLVVVEFDEAQRDLQLGSIKPMYESEDEEIWQALVLGVRDYARKCRFSKVVLGLSGGIDSAIVAAIATAALGKENVLGVLMPSPYSSEHSISDAVALAENLGIKTHLLPIGELMQGFDQTLDDLFAGTEFGLAEENIQSRIRGNLLMAIANKFGYLLLSTGNKSEMAVGYCTLYGDMNGGLAVIADVPKTRVYSLCQWLNRNHEIIPQNVLTKPPSAELKPGQVDQDSLPPYEILDDILQRLIHNHQSAAQIVAAGHDPVMVDRVIQMVARAEFKRRQAPPGLKITDRAFGTGWRMPIASNWVGVKKAYQTKITATPNLSLL
- a CDS encoding NUDIX hydrolase, with amino-acid sequence MPGRSQKKIPTPLNQQPLADFKVGVDNVIFSVDTVQNRLLVLLVMRQQEPFLNHWSLPGTLVRPGESLEDAAYRIMAEKIKVNNLYLEQLYTFGGPNRDPREATDSYGVRYLSVSYFALVRFEEAELIADRMTGIAWYPVKQVPQLAFDHNEILAYGHRRLRNKLEYSPVAFEVLPEMFTLNDLYQLYATVLGDNFSDYSNFRARLLKLGFLCDTGIKVSRGAGRPASLYKFDAEAFAPLKDKPLVFI
- a CDS encoding nicotinate-nucleotide adenylyltransferase; translation: MRVALFGTSADPPTAGHQEILSWLSERYDWVAVWAADNPFKSHQTPLEHRAAMLQLLIANIDAPRHNIALEQELSSFRTLETVEKAKLTWGEDAQLTLIIGSDLLSQLPRWYRIEDLLQQVQLLIVPRPGYAIDESSSEVVQKLGGKIAIASLTGLDVSSTAYREHGDSQALTAPVVAYINREHLYECQDVHKKRYQLR
- a CDS encoding nicotinate phosphoribosyltransferase, with translation MTTLPDLEYVYKEQSQQNQELNLSADDYSLLTDLYQLTMAACYTGVGIEQRRASFELTVRRLPEGFGYLIAMGLTQALEYLAKFRFSLAQIAALQATGIFAQAGDRFWSLLADGKFTGDVWAVPEGTAVFANQPLLRVEAPLWQAQLVETYLLNTINYQTLIATKAARLRDIAGESATLLEFGTRRAFSPQGSLWAARAALAGGLDATSNVLAALQLGQKPSGTMAHALVMALSAIEGTEEQAFSAFHRYFPGAPLLIDTYDTIAAAGRLAEKVNSGEMQLTGVRLDSGDLVTLSKQVRSLLPGVPIFASGDLDEWEIARLKAAGAQIDGYGLGTRLVTGSPVNGVYKLVDIDGIPVMKQSSGKVTYPGRKQIFRSYMGGKVKADRLGLLGESSLNEQPLLHLVVQHGERVQPLESLATIRQRTAASVASLPQQTRRLDHPVAVEVEISEGLRVLTEETKKRTAEAQRTQR
- the pdxA gene encoding 4-hydroxythreonine-4-phosphate dehydrogenase PdxA, yielding MYQNNLDNLVNFTKKNRPRLALTLGDPAGIGPEVILKALAEPEISKKYDVTVVGNRDLLAQIYYKLNLTENLAPLVNPDELSIIDVLLDEEIKGQIISGIGNAASGAASFAYMECAIAQTLAGKFDAIVTGPIAKSAWKAAGYNYPGQTELLAQKSGVDRFGMLFVARSPHTNWILRALLATTHIPLRQVADTLTPQLLTQKLDLLVECLEKDFGIENGRIAIAGLNPHSGEQGQLGHEEQDWLIPWLEQERQNRPHLQLDGPIPPDTMWVKPGQAWYGNSLVQNPADGYLALYHDQGLIPVKLMAFDRAVNTSIGLPFVRTSPDHGTAFDIAGKGIADATSMKAAIHLAAELVSQRLAVGCG